A single region of the Acanthopagrus latus isolate v.2019 chromosome 11, fAcaLat1.1, whole genome shotgun sequence genome encodes:
- the kita gene encoding mast/stem cell growth factor receptor kita isoform X3 yields MHRQRMFLGNTKPTITPAGPHIVVSLGAPLELRCQGVKAMQWQREERLKVRGEKKVDGMSTLHIPRAQPLHMGRYICLEESSQETASVYVYVKDPDNPFRKPMVFKILTREGDAASIPCLATDPSLDNLSLETCSSRALASGLQFSASLKQGITIHNTQKAYEGCYVCTGRLREERVRSQDYFLTVKPVPVAPPVIEMQAPKRVILTRGEALSLTCNTTNVNGEITLKWVAPPGSGAVWYPQQPPKVDATSHIQTEHFTRVRIATLNIEAVQHQDAGRYQCEAENEKGVSTQSVWLDVYEKGFINLTPTSNRTIQVRSGESLTLRVDMEAYPKPHTFSWSLMDQGLRNTTDHVITTHSHEYRYTSELRLVRLQTSESGVYTFQASNGNASVNQTFTIFVISKPEIVFHDGPVDGQVRCVAGGFPAPRITWYYCEQMYARCSQQVNATVEEQNVITVTLVSPRFGKTEVESRVNVSRGRFSTLECVATVEGEQAYTLFSISERTVPHDLFTPLLIGSVSAAGILCLVLIMLFYKYMQKPKYQIQWKVIEGIHGNNYVYIDPTQLPYDHQWEFPRNNLRFGKTLGSGAFGKVVEATAYGLSKADSVMTVAVKMLKSSAHSTEKEALMSELKVLSYLGNHMNIVNLLGACTVGGPTLVITEYCCFGDLLNFLRRKRESFMCFKPEEDCYYHNVMPQRDAAGDSLNGYMTMRPSAAGNLPLSSSEKRRSLRKGGSYVEADTESAMFDEDGLSLDTEDLLSFSYQVAKGMEFLASKNCIHRDLAARNILLTQGRVAKICDFGLARDITTDSNYVVKGNARLPVKWMSPESIFECVYTFESDVWSYGILLWEIFSLGNSPYPGMPVDAKFYKLIKEGYRMDAPEFAPSEMYQIMRSCWDPDPFNRPPFRKVVERIEQQLSDATKHIYLNFSSRLPVTPRAREEPSSQSAAFHSLSSAGSNSPPTQPLLVQHEVFLEGTTLRAQRV; encoded by the exons GCAACACCAAGCCCACCATCACCCCTGCCGGCCCTCACATTGTCGTCTCGCTCGGCGCACCCTTGGAGCTGCGCTGCCAGGGTGTGAAGGCGATGCAGTGGCAGCGGGAGGAGCGGCTGAAGGTGCGGGGAGAGAAGAAGGTGGACGGGATGTCCACGCTGCACATCCCCAGGGCTCAGCCTCTTCACATGGGCCGCTACATCTGCCTGGAGGAGAGCTCCCAGGAGACAGCCTCCGTTTACGTCTACGTGAAAG ATCCCGACAATCCTTTCAGAAAACCAATGGTGTTCAAAATCCTCACCCGAGAGGGAGACGCAGCTTCCATCCCCTGCCTGGCAACTGATCCGAGTCTGGACAACCTGAGCCTGGAAACATGTTCCAGTAGAGCTCTGGCCTCTGGTCTCCAGTTTTCTGCAAGCCTGAAGCAAGGCATCACCATCCACAACACACAAAAGGCCTATGAGGGCTGCTATGTGTGCACAGGGAGACTGAGGGAAGAGCGAGTCCGATCACAAGACTATTTCCTGACAGTGAAACCAG tgCCCGTTGCTCCACCTGTGATTGAGATGCAGGCACCCAAAAGAGTGATTCTTACCCGGGGTGAGGCGCTCTCCCTCACGTGCAACACAACCAACGTCAATGGAGAAATCACCCTGAAGTGGGTCGCCCCACCTGGCTCG GGTGCCGTCTGGTATCCACAGCAACCACCAAAGGTTGATGCTACCTCACATATCCAGACGGAGCACTTCACCCGCGTGCGCATTGCCACGCTGAACATCGAGGCGGTCCAGCATCAAGATGCCGGGAGGTACCAGTGCGAAGCTGAGAACGAGAAAGGGGTCAGCACGCAGTCGGTGTGGCTCGATGTTTATG aaaaagGATTCATCAACCTAACACCCACAAGCAACAGAACCATCCAGGTCCGCTCGGGTGAGAGTTTGACCCTGAGAGTCGACATGGAGGCTTATCCCAAGCCGCACACTTTCTCCTGGAGCTTAATGGACCAGGGGCTGAGGAACACCACCGACCATGTCATCACCACGCACAGCCACGAGTACAG GTACACCAGTGAGCTGAGGCTGGTGCGACTCCAGACGTCAGAGAGTGGAGTTTACACCTTTCAAGCCTCCAACGGAAACGCATCAGTAAACCAGACCTTTACCATCTTTGTGATCA GTAAACCTGAGATTGTGTTTCATGACGGCCCAGTGGATGGACAGGTACGCTGTGTGGCAGGGGGTTTCCCCGCTCCTCGGATCACCTGGTACTACTGTGAACAGATGTATGCCAG GTGCTCCCAACAGGTGAATGCCACCGTGGAGGAGCAGAACGTCATCACCGTCACGCTGGTCAGCCCAAGGTTCGGGAAGACGGAGGTGGAGAGTCGGGTGAATGTCAGCAGGGGACGGTTCAGTACCCTGGAGTGTGTGGCGACGGTGGAGGGCGAGCAGGCTTACACCCTCTTTTCTATCAGTG AGAGGACTGTTCCTCATGATCTGTTCACCCCTCTGCTAATTGGCTCTGTATCAGCAGCTGGCATCCTCTGCCTCGTCCTTATCATGCTCTTCTACAAGTACATGCAG AAACCAAAATACCAGATCCAGTGGAAAGTTATCGAGGGCATCCATGGAAACAACTACGTGTACATTGACCCTACCCAGCTACCATACGATCACCAGTGGGAGTTTCCTCGAAACAACTTGCGTTTTG GGAAGACGCTGGGATCTGGAGCATTTGGGAAAGTGGTGGAAGCCACCGCATATGGACTCTCCAAAGCAGATTCCGTCATGACGGTGGCCGTGAAAATGCTCAAAT CAAGCGCTCATTCCACAGAGAAAGAGGCACTGATGTCAGAGCTGAAAGTCCTCAGTTACTTGGGAAACCACATGAACATTGTCAACCTGCTGGGAGCCTGCACTGTTGGAG gCCCCACGCTGGTGATCACGGAGTACTGCTGCTTCGGAGACCTCCTCAACTTTCTGCGCCGAAAGAGGGAATCCTTCATGTGCTTCAAGCCTGAAGAGGACTGCTACTACCACAACGTCATGCCGCAAAGGGACGCAGCCGG TGACAGCTTGAATGGCTACATGACCATGAGGCCTTCTGCTGCTGGCAACCTGCCGCTGAGCTCATCCGAGAAGAGGCGCTCACTACGCAAAG GTGGCTCCTACGTCGAGGCGGACACAGAGAGTGCGATGTTTGACGAGGACGGCCTGTCTCTGGACACCGAGGACCTGCTCAGCTTCTCCTACCAAGTGGCCAAAGGCATGGAGTTCTTGGCCTCCAAAAAT tgtatCCACAGAGACCTGGCTGCCAGAAATATCCTCCTGACTCAAGGCAGGGTGGCAAAGATCTGTGATTTCGGCCTGGCTCGAGACATCACCACGGACTCCAACTATGTGGTAAAAGGCAAC GCCCGTCTGCCAGTGAAGTGGATGTCTCCAGAAAGcatctttgagtgtgtgtacacattTGAGAGTGACGTGTGGTCCTACGGCATCCTGCTTTGGGAAATCTTTTCACTAG GAAACAGTCCGTATCCTGGTATGCCCGTGGACGCCAAGTTCTACAAACTAATAAAAGAAGGATACAGAATGGATGCTCCGGAGTTCGCACCCAGTGAAAT GTATCAGATTATGAGGTCCTGCTGGGATCCTGACCCCTTCAACAGACCCCCCTTCAGGAAGGTCGTGGAAAGGATTGAACAGCAGCTGTCGGATGCCACTAAGCAT ATTTATCTGAACTTCAGCTCCAGGCTTCCTGTGACGCCCAGAGCCAGGGAGGAGCCCAGTTCTCAGAGCGCGGCTTTTCACAGTCTCAGCTCAGCCGGCAGTAACAGCCCTCCGACCCAGCCCTTACTGGTCCAGCATGAGGTCTTCCTGGAGGGGACGACCCTCAGAGCCCAGCGGGTGTAA
- the kita gene encoding mast/stem cell growth factor receptor kita isoform X1, whose product MEYHWILLSVFLHLTFHPGNTKPTITPAGPHIVVSLGAPLELRCQGVKAMQWQREERLKVRGEKKVDGMSTLHIPRAQPLHMGRYICLEESSQETASVYVYVKDPDNPFRKPMVFKILTREGDAASIPCLATDPSLDNLSLETCSSRALASGLQFSASLKQGITIHNTQKAYEGCYVCTGRLREERVRSQDYFLTVKPVPVAPPVIEMQAPKRVILTRGEALSLTCNTTNVNGEITLKWVAPPGSGAVWYPQQPPKVDATSHIQTEHFTRVRIATLNIEAVQHQDAGRYQCEAENEKGVSTQSVWLDVYEKGFINLTPTSNRTIQVRSGESLTLRVDMEAYPKPHTFSWSLMDQGLRNTTDHVITTHSHEYRYTSELRLVRLQTSESGVYTFQASNGNASVNQTFTIFVISKPEIVFHDGPVDGQVRCVAGGFPAPRITWYYCEQMYARCSQQVNATVEEQNVITVTLVSPRFGKTEVESRVNVSRGRFSTLECVATVEGEQAYTLFSISERTVPHDLFTPLLIGSVSAAGILCLVLIMLFYKYMQKPKYQIQWKVIEGIHGNNYVYIDPTQLPYDHQWEFPRNNLRFGKTLGSGAFGKVVEATAYGLSKADSVMTVAVKMLKSSAHSTEKEALMSELKVLSYLGNHMNIVNLLGACTVGGPTLVITEYCCFGDLLNFLRRKRESFMCFKPEEDCYYHNVMPQRDAAGDSLNGYMTMRPSAAGNLPLSSSEKRRSLRKGGSYVEADTESAMFDEDGLSLDTEDLLSFSYQVAKGMEFLASKNCIHRDLAARNILLTQGRVAKICDFGLARDITTDSNYVVKGNARLPVKWMSPESIFECVYTFESDVWSYGILLWEIFSLGNSPYPGMPVDAKFYKLIKEGYRMDAPEFAPSEMYQIMRSCWDPDPFNRPPFRKVVERIEQQLSDATKHIYLNFSSRLPVTPRAREEPSSQSAAFHSLSSAGSNSPPTQPLLVQHEVFLEGTTLRAQRV is encoded by the exons GCAACACCAAGCCCACCATCACCCCTGCCGGCCCTCACATTGTCGTCTCGCTCGGCGCACCCTTGGAGCTGCGCTGCCAGGGTGTGAAGGCGATGCAGTGGCAGCGGGAGGAGCGGCTGAAGGTGCGGGGAGAGAAGAAGGTGGACGGGATGTCCACGCTGCACATCCCCAGGGCTCAGCCTCTTCACATGGGCCGCTACATCTGCCTGGAGGAGAGCTCCCAGGAGACAGCCTCCGTTTACGTCTACGTGAAAG ATCCCGACAATCCTTTCAGAAAACCAATGGTGTTCAAAATCCTCACCCGAGAGGGAGACGCAGCTTCCATCCCCTGCCTGGCAACTGATCCGAGTCTGGACAACCTGAGCCTGGAAACATGTTCCAGTAGAGCTCTGGCCTCTGGTCTCCAGTTTTCTGCAAGCCTGAAGCAAGGCATCACCATCCACAACACACAAAAGGCCTATGAGGGCTGCTATGTGTGCACAGGGAGACTGAGGGAAGAGCGAGTCCGATCACAAGACTATTTCCTGACAGTGAAACCAG tgCCCGTTGCTCCACCTGTGATTGAGATGCAGGCACCCAAAAGAGTGATTCTTACCCGGGGTGAGGCGCTCTCCCTCACGTGCAACACAACCAACGTCAATGGAGAAATCACCCTGAAGTGGGTCGCCCCACCTGGCTCG GGTGCCGTCTGGTATCCACAGCAACCACCAAAGGTTGATGCTACCTCACATATCCAGACGGAGCACTTCACCCGCGTGCGCATTGCCACGCTGAACATCGAGGCGGTCCAGCATCAAGATGCCGGGAGGTACCAGTGCGAAGCTGAGAACGAGAAAGGGGTCAGCACGCAGTCGGTGTGGCTCGATGTTTATG aaaaagGATTCATCAACCTAACACCCACAAGCAACAGAACCATCCAGGTCCGCTCGGGTGAGAGTTTGACCCTGAGAGTCGACATGGAGGCTTATCCCAAGCCGCACACTTTCTCCTGGAGCTTAATGGACCAGGGGCTGAGGAACACCACCGACCATGTCATCACCACGCACAGCCACGAGTACAG GTACACCAGTGAGCTGAGGCTGGTGCGACTCCAGACGTCAGAGAGTGGAGTTTACACCTTTCAAGCCTCCAACGGAAACGCATCAGTAAACCAGACCTTTACCATCTTTGTGATCA GTAAACCTGAGATTGTGTTTCATGACGGCCCAGTGGATGGACAGGTACGCTGTGTGGCAGGGGGTTTCCCCGCTCCTCGGATCACCTGGTACTACTGTGAACAGATGTATGCCAG GTGCTCCCAACAGGTGAATGCCACCGTGGAGGAGCAGAACGTCATCACCGTCACGCTGGTCAGCCCAAGGTTCGGGAAGACGGAGGTGGAGAGTCGGGTGAATGTCAGCAGGGGACGGTTCAGTACCCTGGAGTGTGTGGCGACGGTGGAGGGCGAGCAGGCTTACACCCTCTTTTCTATCAGTG AGAGGACTGTTCCTCATGATCTGTTCACCCCTCTGCTAATTGGCTCTGTATCAGCAGCTGGCATCCTCTGCCTCGTCCTTATCATGCTCTTCTACAAGTACATGCAG AAACCAAAATACCAGATCCAGTGGAAAGTTATCGAGGGCATCCATGGAAACAACTACGTGTACATTGACCCTACCCAGCTACCATACGATCACCAGTGGGAGTTTCCTCGAAACAACTTGCGTTTTG GGAAGACGCTGGGATCTGGAGCATTTGGGAAAGTGGTGGAAGCCACCGCATATGGACTCTCCAAAGCAGATTCCGTCATGACGGTGGCCGTGAAAATGCTCAAAT CAAGCGCTCATTCCACAGAGAAAGAGGCACTGATGTCAGAGCTGAAAGTCCTCAGTTACTTGGGAAACCACATGAACATTGTCAACCTGCTGGGAGCCTGCACTGTTGGAG gCCCCACGCTGGTGATCACGGAGTACTGCTGCTTCGGAGACCTCCTCAACTTTCTGCGCCGAAAGAGGGAATCCTTCATGTGCTTCAAGCCTGAAGAGGACTGCTACTACCACAACGTCATGCCGCAAAGGGACGCAGCCGG TGACAGCTTGAATGGCTACATGACCATGAGGCCTTCTGCTGCTGGCAACCTGCCGCTGAGCTCATCCGAGAAGAGGCGCTCACTACGCAAAG GTGGCTCCTACGTCGAGGCGGACACAGAGAGTGCGATGTTTGACGAGGACGGCCTGTCTCTGGACACCGAGGACCTGCTCAGCTTCTCCTACCAAGTGGCCAAAGGCATGGAGTTCTTGGCCTCCAAAAAT tgtatCCACAGAGACCTGGCTGCCAGAAATATCCTCCTGACTCAAGGCAGGGTGGCAAAGATCTGTGATTTCGGCCTGGCTCGAGACATCACCACGGACTCCAACTATGTGGTAAAAGGCAAC GCCCGTCTGCCAGTGAAGTGGATGTCTCCAGAAAGcatctttgagtgtgtgtacacattTGAGAGTGACGTGTGGTCCTACGGCATCCTGCTTTGGGAAATCTTTTCACTAG GAAACAGTCCGTATCCTGGTATGCCCGTGGACGCCAAGTTCTACAAACTAATAAAAGAAGGATACAGAATGGATGCTCCGGAGTTCGCACCCAGTGAAAT GTATCAGATTATGAGGTCCTGCTGGGATCCTGACCCCTTCAACAGACCCCCCTTCAGGAAGGTCGTGGAAAGGATTGAACAGCAGCTGTCGGATGCCACTAAGCAT ATTTATCTGAACTTCAGCTCCAGGCTTCCTGTGACGCCCAGAGCCAGGGAGGAGCCCAGTTCTCAGAGCGCGGCTTTTCACAGTCTCAGCTCAGCCGGCAGTAACAGCCCTCCGACCCAGCCCTTACTGGTCCAGCATGAGGTCTTCCTGGAGGGGACGACCCTCAGAGCCCAGCGGGTGTAA
- the kita gene encoding mast/stem cell growth factor receptor kita isoform X2: MEYHWILLSVFLHLTFHPGNTKPTITPAGPHIVVSLGAPLELRCQGVKAMQWQREERLKVRGEKKVDGMSTLHIPRAQPLHMGRYICLEESSQETASVYVYVKDPDNPFRKPMVFKILTREGDAASIPCLATDPSLDNLSLETCSSRALASGLQFSASLKQGITIHNTQKAYEGCYVCTGRLREERVRSQDYFLTVKPVPVAPPVIEMQAPKRVILTRGEALSLTCNTTNVNGEITLKWVAPPGSQPPKVDATSHIQTEHFTRVRIATLNIEAVQHQDAGRYQCEAENEKGVSTQSVWLDVYEKGFINLTPTSNRTIQVRSGESLTLRVDMEAYPKPHTFSWSLMDQGLRNTTDHVITTHSHEYRYTSELRLVRLQTSESGVYTFQASNGNASVNQTFTIFVISKPEIVFHDGPVDGQVRCVAGGFPAPRITWYYCEQMYARCSQQVNATVEEQNVITVTLVSPRFGKTEVESRVNVSRGRFSTLECVATVEGEQAYTLFSISERTVPHDLFTPLLIGSVSAAGILCLVLIMLFYKYMQKPKYQIQWKVIEGIHGNNYVYIDPTQLPYDHQWEFPRNNLRFGKTLGSGAFGKVVEATAYGLSKADSVMTVAVKMLKSSAHSTEKEALMSELKVLSYLGNHMNIVNLLGACTVGGPTLVITEYCCFGDLLNFLRRKRESFMCFKPEEDCYYHNVMPQRDAAGDSLNGYMTMRPSAAGNLPLSSSEKRRSLRKGGSYVEADTESAMFDEDGLSLDTEDLLSFSYQVAKGMEFLASKNCIHRDLAARNILLTQGRVAKICDFGLARDITTDSNYVVKGNARLPVKWMSPESIFECVYTFESDVWSYGILLWEIFSLGNSPYPGMPVDAKFYKLIKEGYRMDAPEFAPSEMYQIMRSCWDPDPFNRPPFRKVVERIEQQLSDATKHIYLNFSSRLPVTPRAREEPSSQSAAFHSLSSAGSNSPPTQPLLVQHEVFLEGTTLRAQRV; the protein is encoded by the exons GCAACACCAAGCCCACCATCACCCCTGCCGGCCCTCACATTGTCGTCTCGCTCGGCGCACCCTTGGAGCTGCGCTGCCAGGGTGTGAAGGCGATGCAGTGGCAGCGGGAGGAGCGGCTGAAGGTGCGGGGAGAGAAGAAGGTGGACGGGATGTCCACGCTGCACATCCCCAGGGCTCAGCCTCTTCACATGGGCCGCTACATCTGCCTGGAGGAGAGCTCCCAGGAGACAGCCTCCGTTTACGTCTACGTGAAAG ATCCCGACAATCCTTTCAGAAAACCAATGGTGTTCAAAATCCTCACCCGAGAGGGAGACGCAGCTTCCATCCCCTGCCTGGCAACTGATCCGAGTCTGGACAACCTGAGCCTGGAAACATGTTCCAGTAGAGCTCTGGCCTCTGGTCTCCAGTTTTCTGCAAGCCTGAAGCAAGGCATCACCATCCACAACACACAAAAGGCCTATGAGGGCTGCTATGTGTGCACAGGGAGACTGAGGGAAGAGCGAGTCCGATCACAAGACTATTTCCTGACAGTGAAACCAG tgCCCGTTGCTCCACCTGTGATTGAGATGCAGGCACCCAAAAGAGTGATTCTTACCCGGGGTGAGGCGCTCTCCCTCACGTGCAACACAACCAACGTCAATGGAGAAATCACCCTGAAGTGGGTCGCCCCACCTGGCTCG CAACCACCAAAGGTTGATGCTACCTCACATATCCAGACGGAGCACTTCACCCGCGTGCGCATTGCCACGCTGAACATCGAGGCGGTCCAGCATCAAGATGCCGGGAGGTACCAGTGCGAAGCTGAGAACGAGAAAGGGGTCAGCACGCAGTCGGTGTGGCTCGATGTTTATG aaaaagGATTCATCAACCTAACACCCACAAGCAACAGAACCATCCAGGTCCGCTCGGGTGAGAGTTTGACCCTGAGAGTCGACATGGAGGCTTATCCCAAGCCGCACACTTTCTCCTGGAGCTTAATGGACCAGGGGCTGAGGAACACCACCGACCATGTCATCACCACGCACAGCCACGAGTACAG GTACACCAGTGAGCTGAGGCTGGTGCGACTCCAGACGTCAGAGAGTGGAGTTTACACCTTTCAAGCCTCCAACGGAAACGCATCAGTAAACCAGACCTTTACCATCTTTGTGATCA GTAAACCTGAGATTGTGTTTCATGACGGCCCAGTGGATGGACAGGTACGCTGTGTGGCAGGGGGTTTCCCCGCTCCTCGGATCACCTGGTACTACTGTGAACAGATGTATGCCAG GTGCTCCCAACAGGTGAATGCCACCGTGGAGGAGCAGAACGTCATCACCGTCACGCTGGTCAGCCCAAGGTTCGGGAAGACGGAGGTGGAGAGTCGGGTGAATGTCAGCAGGGGACGGTTCAGTACCCTGGAGTGTGTGGCGACGGTGGAGGGCGAGCAGGCTTACACCCTCTTTTCTATCAGTG AGAGGACTGTTCCTCATGATCTGTTCACCCCTCTGCTAATTGGCTCTGTATCAGCAGCTGGCATCCTCTGCCTCGTCCTTATCATGCTCTTCTACAAGTACATGCAG AAACCAAAATACCAGATCCAGTGGAAAGTTATCGAGGGCATCCATGGAAACAACTACGTGTACATTGACCCTACCCAGCTACCATACGATCACCAGTGGGAGTTTCCTCGAAACAACTTGCGTTTTG GGAAGACGCTGGGATCTGGAGCATTTGGGAAAGTGGTGGAAGCCACCGCATATGGACTCTCCAAAGCAGATTCCGTCATGACGGTGGCCGTGAAAATGCTCAAAT CAAGCGCTCATTCCACAGAGAAAGAGGCACTGATGTCAGAGCTGAAAGTCCTCAGTTACTTGGGAAACCACATGAACATTGTCAACCTGCTGGGAGCCTGCACTGTTGGAG gCCCCACGCTGGTGATCACGGAGTACTGCTGCTTCGGAGACCTCCTCAACTTTCTGCGCCGAAAGAGGGAATCCTTCATGTGCTTCAAGCCTGAAGAGGACTGCTACTACCACAACGTCATGCCGCAAAGGGACGCAGCCGG TGACAGCTTGAATGGCTACATGACCATGAGGCCTTCTGCTGCTGGCAACCTGCCGCTGAGCTCATCCGAGAAGAGGCGCTCACTACGCAAAG GTGGCTCCTACGTCGAGGCGGACACAGAGAGTGCGATGTTTGACGAGGACGGCCTGTCTCTGGACACCGAGGACCTGCTCAGCTTCTCCTACCAAGTGGCCAAAGGCATGGAGTTCTTGGCCTCCAAAAAT tgtatCCACAGAGACCTGGCTGCCAGAAATATCCTCCTGACTCAAGGCAGGGTGGCAAAGATCTGTGATTTCGGCCTGGCTCGAGACATCACCACGGACTCCAACTATGTGGTAAAAGGCAAC GCCCGTCTGCCAGTGAAGTGGATGTCTCCAGAAAGcatctttgagtgtgtgtacacattTGAGAGTGACGTGTGGTCCTACGGCATCCTGCTTTGGGAAATCTTTTCACTAG GAAACAGTCCGTATCCTGGTATGCCCGTGGACGCCAAGTTCTACAAACTAATAAAAGAAGGATACAGAATGGATGCTCCGGAGTTCGCACCCAGTGAAAT GTATCAGATTATGAGGTCCTGCTGGGATCCTGACCCCTTCAACAGACCCCCCTTCAGGAAGGTCGTGGAAAGGATTGAACAGCAGCTGTCGGATGCCACTAAGCAT ATTTATCTGAACTTCAGCTCCAGGCTTCCTGTGACGCCCAGAGCCAGGGAGGAGCCCAGTTCTCAGAGCGCGGCTTTTCACAGTCTCAGCTCAGCCGGCAGTAACAGCCCTCCGACCCAGCCCTTACTGGTCCAGCATGAGGTCTTCCTGGAGGGGACGACCCTCAGAGCCCAGCGGGTGTAA